The Musa acuminata AAA Group cultivar baxijiao chromosome BXJ2-2, Cavendish_Baxijiao_AAA, whole genome shotgun sequence genome has a segment encoding these proteins:
- the LOC103970984 gene encoding RHOMBOID-like protein 3, which yields MADVEADRGGAGKRRGGGAYGYGPAEAGERAWTPWLVPLFVVACVAVFVVEMYVNNCRARPQPYGPCVARFLHRFSFQAIRQNPLLGPSSSTLEKLGALEWYKVVHRNQGWRLVTCIWLHAGLIHLLVNMLSLLFIGVRLEQQFGFVRIGIIYLLSGFGGAVLSALLLRNSISVGASGALFGLLGAMDSELIINWTIYSNRVAALLTLMVVIVINLGIGLFPHVDNFAHIGGFLTGFLLGFVLLIRPQFGWMERHDLPPSAQVTSKYKAYQYVLWVIALLLLIVGFTVGLVMLFRGVNGNDHCHWCHYLNCVPTSRWSCED from the exons ATGGCGGACGTCGAGGCGGACAGGGGCGGTGCAGGAAAGCGGCGGGGCGGCGGAGCATACGGCTACGGGCCGGCGGAGGCGGGGGAGAGGGCCTGGACACCGTGGCTGGTGCCACTGTTCGTGGTGGCCTGCGTGGCGGTGTTCGTGGTGGAGATGTACGTCAACAACTGCCGCGCCCGCCCCCAGCCCTACGGCCCCTGCGTCGCCCGCTTCCTCCACCGCTTCTCCTTCCAGGCCATCCGCCAGAACCCCCTCCTCGGACCCTCCTCCTCCAC CTTGGAGAAATTGGGGGCTCTTGAATGGTACAAAGTAGTTCATCGGAATCAAGGTTGGAGGCTTGTTACCTGTATTTGGTTACACGCAGGTCTTATCCATTTACTCGTGAATATGCTAAGCTTGCTCTTCATTGGAGTTCGTCTTGAACAGCAATTTGGTTTTG TGCGCATTGGAATAATATATCTCCTATCGGGCTTTGGTGGAGCGGTTCTCTCAGCTCTGCTCTTGAGGAATAGCATTTCTGTTGGTGCTTCTGGGGCCTTGTTTGGCCTTCTTGGAGCAATGGATTCAGAACTTATTATAAATTGGACTATCTATTCCAATAGG GTTGCAGCTTTATTAACTCTTATGGTTGTCATTGTAATCAACTTGGGTATTGGCCTGTTTCCTCATGTTGATAACTTTGCCCATATTGGAGGATTCTTAACAGGTTTCCTCCTGGGTTTTGTTCTATTAATCCGACCTCAGTTTGGTTGGATGGAACGCCATGATCTGCCCCCTTCAGCTCAGGTTACCTCCAAGTACAAAGCGTACCAATATGTCTTATGGGTGATTGCATTGCTTTTGCTGATAGTTGG ATTTACAGTTGGCTTAGTTATGCTTTTTAGGGGAGTGAATGGCAACGATCATTGCCATTGGTGCCACTACTTGAACTGTGTGCCTACATCAAGGTGGAGCTGTGAGGATTGA